A stretch of the Hippoglossus hippoglossus isolate fHipHip1 chromosome 1, fHipHip1.pri, whole genome shotgun sequence genome encodes the following:
- the LOC117760855 gene encoding zinc finger protein 37-like, translating to MFEDPELQDPLSLGENDDERNLPHHDPKKAQASPDYECETPEIHVIIKEEEDGWTVSDNHESYCSGGEKEETSAQRKDSSSSNDEKRLQRVNPVEKGSEESSGPALYDQSSSARDGRKRHILIDSDAKPELSCVYWKVPEHETVDEGSNTGEKSFSFPVRETTLSHKRNMSSRQRTHAEDGCYVPDQSVKQSTSLPTEAELHETKTPALCQTDSPEHKPLASHGLKRASSNLEGQTLHLTVRLQAGEEEEPDDEIGGLINSDGEVVEWDASPDRRSDCTESPQQSKGVSLSESQLQSQSQRDNSSPTLIMEVVSVGDDEEREEGEEKERVVKMATVSPFYRGKRHRRKKKVSEIKSRGVSDKQVPANPAKRRGRRKISETPPLSEDLEAEPGISRRTRRKINFPTIVESETPNPKTVPRATAKRPYKRRKDTKQSADGGGKTGKKNPGRKMVRVPVEIPPELLKTPKEKIEYHCSVCGKEFPHAYKLERHELVHTGEKPYNCSICGRGFNQKGNLKTHYKVHLGSKGVVDFDDEVNPIASELSEYLKSLPGESRIRSSLHCLDCGKDFESQSALQAHHITAHTPTAAESDTVAHSTSQLLFCRRCGVQFDEKEKLEEHMKSHIKEKPYPCPDCGKRFINESYIQIHQRIHTGERPFLCSQCGRGFHTASSLKLHEMQHSEERPFACSICGKTFRINSYLTAHYQTHIKDRPFICSVCGKGYSRAEELKVHHRLHTGERPYECGECGKSFIYRQGLRQHQRTHAGRRIGPTRQLGRPKQQAQLDI from the exons ATGTTCGAG GATCCTGAACTCCAAGATCCGTTGAGTCTCGGTGAAAATGATGACGAGCGGAACTTGCCACATCACGATCCCAAAAAAGCACAAGCAAGTCCTGACTATGAATGTGAGACACCAGAGATTCATGTCATCatcaaagaggaagaggacggcTGGACTGTGAGTGATAATC ATGAGAGCTACTGctcagggggagaaaaagaggaaacttCAGCACAAAGGAAAGACAGCTCCAGTTCAAACGATGAAAAGAGACTTCAGAGAGTTAATCCAGTGGAGAAAGGCTCAGAGGAGTCGAGTGGCCCTGCTCTCTACGACCAGAGCTCCTCTGCCAGAGACGGGCGGAAGAGACACATACTCATCGACTCTGATGCCAAACCTGAGCTCTCCTGTGTTTACTGGAAGGTGCCGGAACATGAGACGGTGGATGAGGGCAGCAACACAGGAGAGAAATCGTTCTCCTTCCCGGTCCGTGAGACGACCCTCAGTCACAAAAGGAACATGAGCTCCCGCCAGAGAACACATGCTGAGGACGGCTGCTATGTCCCAGACCAGAGCGTAAAACAAAGCACATCTTTGCCAACAGAGGCGGAACTACATGAGACCAAAACACCAGCACTTTGCCAAACA GATTCACCTGAACATAAGCCCCTTGCATCACATGGACTCAAAAGGGCATCTTCAAACTTGGAAGGACAAACCCTCCACCTGACTGTTCGTCTGCAGGccggggaagaggaggaaccagaTGACGAAATCGGAGGTTTAATCAACTCCGATGGAGAAGTGGTTGAATGGGATGCAA GTCCTGACCGACGCTCTGATTGCACAGAAAGTCCTCAGCAGAGCAAG GGTGTCAGCTTGTCCGAGTCTCAGCTGCAAAGCCAAAGCCAGAGAGACAACAGTAGTCCAACGCTCATCATGGAAGTTGTGTCTGTGGGAGACGatgaagaaagggaagaaggggaggagaaagagagagtagTAAAGATGGCAACCGTTTCCCCTTTTTACCGTG gaaagagacacagaagaaagaaaaaggtctCAGAAATAAAATCACGGGGCGTCTCTGATAAACAGGTTCCTGCAAATCCTG CAaagagaagaggcagaagaaagaTTTCAGAAACACCACCGTTGTCTGAAGATTTGGAGGCAGAGCCTGGAA TATCAAGGCGTACCCGAAGAAAGATCAACTTCCCCACCATAGTGGAATCGGAAACCCCAAACCCCAAAACTGTCCCTCGTGCCACAG CAAAGCGACCTTACAAAAGACGGAAAGATACCAAACAATCTGCTGATGGAGGTGGGAAAACTG GGAAGAAGAACCCTGGCAGAAAGATGGTTCGTGTGCCAGTGGAAATACCTCCTGAGCTCCTGAAGACGCCCAAAGAAAAGATCGAGTACCACTGCTCCGTGTGTGGCAAAGAATTTCCTCACGCCTACAAACTGGAGAGGCACGAGCTGGtccacacaggagagaaaccgtaCAACTGCTCCATCTGTGGCCGGGGCTTTAACCAGAAGGGAAACCTCAAAACGCACTACAAAGTCCACTTAG GTAGTAAAGGCGTCGTGGACTTTGACGATGAGGTGAATCCCATCGCGTCTGAACTCTCTGAATACTTAAAGTCTCTGCCGGGGGAGTCCAGGATCAGATCGTCCCTCCATTGCCTGGACTGTGGAAAAGACTTTGAGAGTCAGTCTGCTTTACAAGCTCACCACATTACCGCACACACACCGACAGCTGCTGAGTCGGACACCGTCGCGCACAGCACATCGCAGCTTCTCTTCTGCCGCCGCTGCGGTGTTCAGTTCGACgaaaaagaaaagctggaaGAACACATGAAATCGCACATCAAGGAGAAGCCCTACCCGTGTCCTGACTGTGGCAAGAGGTTCATCAATGAGAGCTACATACAAATCCACCAGCGCATCCACACTGGGGAGAGACCGTTCCTCTGCTCGCAGTGCGGCAGAGGCTTCCACACGGCTTCCTCTCTCAAGCTGCATGAGATGCAGCACTCCGAGGAACGGCCGTTCGCGTGTTCCATTTGCGGGAAGACGTTCCGGATAAACTCTTACCTGACAGCACACTACCAGACTCACATTAAAGACAGGCCCTTCATTTGTAGTGTGTGTGGGAAAGGCTACTCTCGAGCTGAGGAGCTGAAGGTGCACCACAGGCTTCACACCGGAGAGAGACCCTACGAGTGCGGAGAATGTGGGAAGAGCTTCATTTACCGCCAGGGTCTGCGGCAGCATCAGCGCACACATGCTGGAAGACGCATCGGACCGACCCGACAGCTCGGCAGACCGAAGCAACAGGCCCAACTGGACATCTAA
- the LOC117765210 gene encoding bifunctional apoptosis regulator-like, with protein sequence MDDPPTSSDSSEFKSSTAGISENEFSCHCCYDILVNPTTLTCGHNFCRHCLALWWESAHKNECPECREKWEGFPKVNILLRDATDKLFSEVVQQRKATIQANPQISRSLLAFQRYGDNLGRSRTNQHKGAGFFFSGVLTALTCVAVMVMVYHWSSSGVEQHTMLISKPVSHWTSEEVVSWLEHLGPWAQLYRDPFLQESVNGRLLLMLDDEELLKPPYSIESQAHRRAILAELDRVKALGVKPPQNLWEYKAANAGKSLFLLYALKSSPRLTLFYLYLFDYTETFLPVLHTCCPAVSHSDQSLESSFYKTQLEPNWQQWAEFLVKYLLLPYQLIAEFAWDWLAVHYWTSRFIIVNAALMSVLEGCALWRLCTTAGIRFLPQMMWSHTWTMLSQGFVFAVLWPLVPQFVCNCFFYWALYFSPIVNIDLVVQQLMHPETQVP encoded by the exons ATGGACGACCCCCCTACCTCGTCCGATTCTTCCGAGTTTAAGTCTTCTACCGCCGGCATCTCAGAAAATGAATTCTCGTGTCACTGTTGCTACGACATCTTAGTGAACCCCACAACTTTGACCTGCGGCCACAACTTCTGCCGCCACTGTCTGGCTCTGTGGTGGGAATCCGCGCACAAGAACGAGTGTCCGGAATGCCGGGAGAAGTGGGAAGGCTTTCCTAAAGTCAACATACTGCTACG GGATGCAACTGACAAGCTGTTCAGCGAAGTCGTTCAGCAGAGGAAAGCTACGATCCAGGCAAACCCCCAAATCTCCCGGAGCCTGTTGGCCTTCCAGAG ATATGGGGACAACTTGGGTAGATCCCGGACAAATCAGCACAAAGGAGcaggcttcttcttctctggtgtcTTAACTGCGCTCACATGTGTGGCT gtgatggtgatggtgtaTCACTGGAGCAGTAGTGGGGTGGAGCAGCACACCATGCTGATCAGTAAGCCTGTGTCCCACTGGACGTCAGAGGAAGTGGTTTCCTGGCTGGAACATCTGGGGCCCTGGGCGCAGCTCTACAGAGATCCCTTCCTACAGGAAAGTGTCAATGGAAG GCTGCTGTTGATGCTCGATGATGAAGAGTTGTTGAAGCCGCCGTACAGCATCGAGAGTCAGGCTCACCGACGAGCCATTTTGGCCGAACTGGACAGAGTTAAAGCTCTGGGAGTCAAACCTCCTCAGAACCTGTGGGAATACAAA GCGGCTAACGCTGGGAAGTCTCTGTTCTTGCTCTACGCCCTGAAGAGCTCGCCTCGTCTCACACTCTTCTACTTGTATCTGTTCGACTACACGGAAACCTTCCTGCCCGTCCTGCACACCTGCTGTCCGGCCGTCTCACACAGTGACCAATCACTGGAGAGCAGCTTCTACAAGACACAG CTGGAGCCCAACTGGCAGCAGTGGGCGGAGTTTCTGGTGAAGTACCTCCTGCTTCCATACCAGCTAATAGCTGAGTTTGCTTGGGACTGGTTGGCCGTCCACTACTGGACATCTCGCTTCATCATCGTGAACGCCGCGCTCATGTCTGTGCTGGAAGGCTGTGCCCTGTGGAGACTCTGCACGACAGCCGGGATCAG GTTTCTGCCACAGATGATGTGGAGCCACACGTGGACGATGTTATCTCAGGGGTTTGTCTTTGCCGTCCTGTGGCCTTTAGTCCCTCAGTTTGTGTGCAACTGCTTCTTCTACTGGGCGCTCTACTTCAGTCCCATCGTCAACATAGACCTGGTGGTGCAGCAGCTGATGCATCCAGAAACACAGGTGCCGTAA